One genomic segment of Streptomyces sp. NBC_00239 includes these proteins:
- a CDS encoding peptide ABC transporter substrate-binding protein, which produces MRGATHAKWAACAVAVALGATACGGGSDSGGGEGAGIVSSSWGDPQNPLEPANTNEVQGGKVLDMLFRGLKRYDPKTGAAQDMVAEKIETTDQQNFTVTLKDGWKFSNGEPVTAQSFVDAWNYGADVRSKQNNSPFFSDIVGYEDLHPESGDPKTKTMKGLVVKDPKTFTVALKEKFSTWPDTLGYQAFSPLPKAFFTDHAGWLNKPVGNGPYTVDSYTKGTGMKLRKWEEYTGPDKAQNGGVDLKVYTDNNTAYTDLIAGNLDLVDDVPAQQLKNVKSDLGDRYINQPALIIQTLTFPLYDPAWGKAGMEKVRQGISRAINREEITKQIFQGTRSPAKDWTSTALGEKGGYKDVCGELCTFDPAAAKKLIEDGGGLPGGKMTLTSNVDTGSHREWMDAVCNSINNALGKGAVCTVNPVGTFADYRNQQSSYKLTGPFRSGWQGDYPLIQNFLEPLYYTGASSNYGKFSNKDFDKLVDEANRETDTAKAVAKFQDAEKVLAAQMPSIPLWYQNGSAGYAERLSSVALNQFSVPVYDQIKVG; this is translated from the coding sequence ATGCGCGGAGCCACCCACGCCAAGTGGGCCGCATGTGCGGTGGCCGTCGCCCTCGGTGCGACGGCCTGCGGCGGCGGAAGCGACAGCGGCGGAGGTGAGGGCGCCGGGATCGTGAGCTCTTCCTGGGGTGACCCGCAGAACCCGCTGGAGCCGGCCAACACCAACGAGGTCCAGGGCGGCAAGGTCCTCGACATGCTGTTCCGGGGGCTCAAGCGCTACGACCCGAAGACCGGCGCGGCCCAGGACATGGTCGCGGAGAAGATCGAGACCACCGACCAGCAGAACTTCACGGTCACCCTGAAGGACGGGTGGAAGTTCAGCAACGGCGAGCCGGTCACCGCCCAGTCCTTCGTCGACGCGTGGAACTACGGCGCGGACGTCCGCAGCAAGCAGAACAACTCGCCGTTCTTCTCCGACATCGTCGGCTACGAGGACCTGCACCCGGAGTCCGGCGACCCCAAGACCAAGACGATGAAGGGCCTGGTGGTCAAGGACCCCAAGACCTTCACCGTCGCGCTCAAGGAGAAGTTCTCCACCTGGCCCGACACCCTGGGCTACCAGGCGTTCTCCCCGCTCCCCAAGGCCTTCTTCACCGACCACGCCGGCTGGCTCAACAAGCCCGTGGGCAACGGCCCGTACACGGTGGACTCGTACACCAAGGGCACCGGGATGAAGCTGCGCAAGTGGGAGGAGTACACCGGCCCGGACAAGGCGCAGAACGGCGGCGTGGACCTCAAGGTCTACACCGACAACAACACCGCCTACACCGACCTGATCGCCGGCAACCTCGACCTCGTCGACGACGTCCCGGCGCAGCAGCTGAAGAACGTCAAGAGCGACCTCGGCGACCGGTACATCAACCAGCCCGCGCTGATCATCCAGACCCTCACCTTCCCGCTGTACGACCCGGCCTGGGGCAAGGCCGGCATGGAGAAGGTCCGTCAGGGCATCTCCCGCGCCATCAACCGCGAGGAGATCACCAAGCAGATCTTCCAGGGCACCCGCAGCCCCGCCAAGGACTGGACCTCCACGGCCCTCGGCGAGAAGGGCGGCTACAAGGACGTCTGCGGCGAGCTGTGCACCTTCGACCCGGCGGCCGCCAAGAAGCTCATCGAGGACGGGGGCGGCCTGCCCGGCGGCAAGATGACCCTCACCTCGAACGTGGACACCGGCTCGCACCGCGAGTGGATGGACGCCGTCTGCAACAGCATCAACAACGCCCTCGGCAAGGGCGCGGTGTGCACCGTCAACCCGGTCGGCACCTTCGCGGACTACCGCAACCAGCAGAGCTCGTACAAGCTGACCGGCCCGTTCCGCTCCGGCTGGCAGGGCGACTACCCGCTGATCCAGAACTTCCTGGAGCCGCTCTACTACACCGGCGCCTCCTCCAACTACGGGAAGTTCAGCAACAAGGACTTCGACAAGCTCGTCGACGAGGCCAACCGCGAGACGGACACGGCCAAGGCGGTCGCCAAGTTCCAGGACGCGGAGAAGGTCCTCGCGGCGCAGATGCCGTCCATCCCGCTCTGGTACCAGAACGGCAGCGCCGGCTACGCCGAGCGGCTCTCGAGCGTCGCCCTGAACCAGTTCAGCGTCCCCGTCTACGACCAGATCAAGGTCGGCTGA
- a CDS encoding GNAT family N-acetyltransferase encodes MLTVRPAGPGDAADICALLNAVDLIEIGRPETDLHEVEADLRHPEMDLARDSWLAFEGGRLVAYAALWCDGEPGRIDTDHYVLPAHQDAGERLLALVEARARERARADGAALAVLHLNLNTAPTFETRRLTARGWRRVRRHQVMARPLSPAADPLPVPPPGLTLRDCRAEEDRQRAHALVEETFAEHFDHTPRSYRQWLDDLDAVHLDWSLVWIASLAGHGDAAVMLSRDDRAAMGWVRNLGVRKELRGRGIASHLLRHAFGVYAARGRDTLGLGVDTLNETGALALYEAHGMHLHYAVDTWEATLC; translated from the coding sequence ATGCTGACCGTACGGCCCGCTGGGCCAGGCGACGCCGCCGACATCTGCGCCCTCCTCAACGCCGTGGACCTGATCGAGATCGGCCGGCCCGAGACCGACCTCCACGAGGTCGAGGCCGATCTGCGGCACCCCGAGATGGACCTCGCCCGCGACTCCTGGCTCGCCTTCGAGGGCGGCCGGCTCGTCGCGTACGCCGCCCTGTGGTGCGACGGCGAGCCCGGCAGGATCGACACCGACCACTACGTGCTGCCCGCCCACCAGGACGCGGGGGAGCGGCTGCTCGCCCTCGTGGAGGCCCGCGCCCGGGAACGGGCCCGCGCGGACGGCGCCGCCCTGGCCGTGCTCCACCTCAACCTCAACACCGCGCCCACCTTCGAGACCCGCCGGCTGACCGCCCGCGGCTGGCGCCGGGTGCGCCGCCACCAGGTGATGGCCCGCCCGCTGTCCCCGGCCGCAGACCCGCTGCCCGTACCGCCGCCGGGCCTGACCCTGCGGGACTGCCGGGCCGAGGAGGACCGGCAGCGGGCGCACGCCCTGGTCGAGGAGACCTTCGCCGAGCACTTCGACCACACCCCGCGCAGCTACCGGCAGTGGCTCGACGACCTCGACGCCGTGCACCTCGACTGGTCCCTGGTCTGGATCGCGTCCCTGGCCGGCCACGGCGACGCCGCCGTCATGCTGTCCCGCGACGACCGGGCCGCGATGGGCTGGGTGCGCAATCTGGGGGTCCGCAAGGAGCTGCGCGGCCGTGGCATCGCCAGCCACCTGCTGCGGCACGCCTTCGGGGTGTACGCCGCCCGCGGCCGGGACACCCTGGGGCTGGGCGTCGACACGCTCAACGAAACCGGGGCGCTCGCCCTGTACGAGGCGCACGGCATGCACCTCCATTACGCGGTGGACACCTGGGAGGCCACCCTGTGCTGA
- a CDS encoding ABC transporter ATP-binding protein, producing the protein MADLNKGEPILQVRNLVKHFPLTQGILFKKQVGAVKAVDGVSFDLYQGETLGIVGESGCGKSTVAKLLMNLERATAGEVFYKGQDITKLSGRALKAVRRNIQMVFQDPYTSLNPRMTVGDIIGETYEIHPEVAPKGDRRRKVQELLDVVGLNPEYINRYPHQFSGGQRQRIGIARGLALNPEIIICDEPVSALDVSVQAQVINLMEKLQEEFNLSYIFIAHDLSIVRHISDRVGVMYLGKMAEIGTDAEIYEHPTHPYTQALLSAVPVPDPAAREGRDRIILTGDVPSPANPPSGCRFRTRCWKAEEKCATEMPLLAIPERFQGSDSPAAHESACHFAEERAVLPA; encoded by the coding sequence ATGGCTGACCTGAACAAGGGCGAGCCGATCCTCCAGGTGCGCAACCTGGTCAAGCACTTCCCGCTGACCCAGGGCATCCTGTTCAAGAAGCAGGTCGGCGCGGTCAAGGCCGTCGACGGCGTGTCCTTCGACCTCTACCAGGGCGAGACCCTGGGCATCGTCGGCGAGTCCGGCTGTGGCAAGTCCACCGTCGCCAAGCTGCTGATGAACCTGGAGCGGGCGACCGCCGGCGAGGTCTTCTACAAGGGCCAGGACATCACCAAGCTGTCCGGGCGCGCGCTGAAGGCCGTCCGCCGCAACATCCAGATGGTGTTCCAGGACCCGTACACCTCGCTGAACCCCCGCATGACGGTGGGCGACATCATCGGCGAGACGTACGAGATCCACCCCGAGGTGGCTCCCAAGGGCGACCGGCGCCGCAAGGTCCAGGAACTCCTGGACGTCGTGGGCCTGAACCCGGAGTACATCAACCGGTACCCGCACCAGTTCTCCGGCGGTCAGCGCCAGCGCATCGGCATCGCCCGCGGCCTCGCGCTCAACCCGGAGATCATCATCTGCGACGAGCCGGTCTCGGCCCTGGACGTCTCCGTCCAGGCGCAGGTCATCAACCTGATGGAGAAGCTGCAGGAGGAGTTCAACCTCTCCTACATCTTCATCGCGCACGACCTGTCGATCGTCCGGCACATCTCGGACCGCGTGGGCGTCATGTACCTCGGCAAGATGGCCGAGATCGGCACCGACGCGGAGATCTACGAGCACCCGACGCACCCGTACACGCAGGCGCTGCTGTCGGCCGTCCCGGTGCCGGACCCGGCTGCCCGCGAGGGCCGCGACCGGATCATCCTCACCGGCGACGTCCCCTCGCCGGCGAACCCGCCGTCCGGCTGCCGCTTCCGCACCCGCTGCTGGAAGGCGGAGGAGAAGTGCGCGACCGAGATGCCGCTGCTCGCGATCCCCGAGCGCTTCCAGGGCTCGGACTCGCCGGCCGCCCACGAGTCGGCCTGCCACTTCGCCGAGGAGCGGGCCGTCCTGCCGGCCTGA
- a CDS encoding ABC transporter ATP-binding protein, which produces MTTIDKTATVPSPRDGNDSEGPLLEVRDLHVEFHTRDGVAKAVNGVNYSVAAGETLAVLGESGSGKSVTAQAIMGILDMPPGKIPQGEILFRGQDMLKMSNEERRQIRGQKIAMIFQDALSSLNPVLTVGYQLGEMFRVHQGMSKKDAKLKAIELMDRVKIPAAKARVDDYPHHFSGGMRQRIMIAMAMALEPDLIIADEPTTALDVTVQAQVMDLLAELQREMNMGLILITHDLGVVADVADKIAVMYAGRIVETAPVHEIYKRPAHPYTKGLLASIPRLDQKGQDLFAIKGLPPNLLRMPSGCAFNPRCTAAQDICSTEIPVLHAVTERDGGELPGRKSACHFWKETIHG; this is translated from the coding sequence GTGACCACCATCGACAAGACCGCGACGGTCCCGTCCCCCCGTGACGGCAACGACTCCGAGGGCCCGCTCCTCGAAGTCCGCGACCTGCACGTGGAGTTCCACACCCGTGACGGCGTGGCCAAGGCCGTCAACGGAGTCAACTACAGCGTCGCCGCCGGCGAGACCCTCGCCGTCCTCGGCGAGTCCGGCTCCGGCAAGTCCGTGACCGCGCAGGCGATCATGGGCATCCTCGACATGCCTCCCGGCAAGATCCCGCAGGGCGAGATCCTCTTCCGCGGCCAGGACATGCTGAAGATGAGCAACGAGGAGCGGCGGCAGATCCGCGGCCAGAAGATCGCGATGATCTTCCAGGACGCGCTGTCCTCCCTCAACCCGGTGCTCACCGTCGGCTACCAGCTCGGCGAGATGTTCCGCGTGCACCAGGGCATGTCCAAGAAGGACGCCAAGCTCAAGGCCATCGAGCTGATGGACCGGGTGAAGATCCCCGCCGCCAAGGCGCGCGTGGACGACTACCCGCACCACTTCTCCGGCGGTATGCGCCAGCGCATCATGATCGCCATGGCGATGGCCCTCGAGCCGGACCTGATCATCGCCGACGAGCCCACCACGGCTCTCGACGTGACGGTCCAGGCCCAGGTCATGGACCTGCTCGCGGAGCTCCAGCGCGAGATGAACATGGGTCTGATCCTGATCACCCACGACCTCGGCGTCGTCGCCGACGTCGCGGACAAGATCGCGGTCATGTACGCCGGCCGGATCGTCGAGACCGCCCCGGTCCACGAGATCTACAAGCGCCCCGCGCACCCGTACACCAAGGGTCTGCTGGCGTCGATCCCGCGTCTGGACCAGAAGGGCCAGGACCTCTTCGCGATCAAGGGCCTGCCGCCCAACCTCCTGCGCATGCCGTCCGGTTGCGCGTTCAACCCGCGCTGCACCGCGGCGCAGGACATCTGCAGCACCGAGATTCCGGTGCTGCACGCGGTGACCGAGCGGGACGGCGGCGAGCTGCCGGGCCGCAAGAGCGCCTGCCACTTCTGGAAGGAGACGATCCATGGCTGA
- a CDS encoding ABC transporter permease, giving the protein MPDITKTADKTATEVVPVAVPPQKAEKARSLWGDAWVDLRRNPYFVISAALIVLLLLISVFPSWFTSASPTTGDLVKHFLSKPELGSIGSPEWLGYDGQGRSVYARLIYGTRASIIVGVTVTLIVTVTGSIVGMIAGYFGGVVDAVLSRVTDIFFGIPFLLGSMVVLQAFTDRTVWTVVFALAFLGWTQITRVMRGAVITVKASDYVHAAQALGASTIRIMFRHILPNAMAPVIVVATISLGGYIGAEATLSYLGLGLASPTVSWGVDISAGASQIRVAQHILLYPSIMLSITVLAFIMLGEAVRNALDPKMR; this is encoded by the coding sequence ATGCCTGACATCACCAAGACCGCGGACAAGACCGCCACCGAGGTCGTGCCCGTCGCCGTCCCGCCGCAGAAGGCCGAGAAGGCCCGCAGCCTGTGGGGCGACGCGTGGGTGGACCTGCGCCGCAACCCGTACTTCGTCATATCCGCGGCGCTGATCGTCCTGCTGCTGCTCATCTCGGTGTTCCCGAGCTGGTTCACCAGCGCCTCCCCGACCACGGGCGACCTGGTCAAGCACTTCCTGAGCAAGCCCGAGCTGGGCAGCATCGGTTCGCCCGAGTGGCTCGGCTACGACGGCCAGGGCCGCAGCGTCTACGCCCGCCTGATCTACGGCACCCGTGCCTCGATCATCGTCGGTGTGACCGTCACCCTGATCGTCACCGTCACCGGTTCGATCGTCGGCATGATCGCCGGCTACTTCGGCGGTGTGGTCGACGCGGTGCTGTCCCGCGTCACCGACATCTTCTTCGGCATCCCGTTCCTGCTCGGTTCGATGGTCGTCCTCCAGGCCTTCACCGACCGGACCGTGTGGACCGTGGTCTTCGCGCTGGCCTTCCTCGGCTGGACCCAGATCACCCGCGTCATGCGCGGCGCCGTGATCACCGTCAAGGCGTCCGACTACGTGCACGCCGCCCAGGCGCTCGGTGCGAGCACCATCCGGATCATGTTCCGGCACATCCTGCCGAACGCCATGGCCCCCGTGATCGTCGTCGCGACCATCTCGCTCGGCGGCTACATCGGCGCCGAGGCCACCCTGTCCTACCTCGGCCTGGGCCTGGCCTCCCCGACCGTCTCGTGGGGTGTCGACATCTCCGCCGGCGCCTCCCAGATCCGCGTGGCCCAGCACATCCTGCTGTACCCGTCGATCATGCTCAGCATCACCGTGCTGGCCTTCATCATGCTCGGCGAAGCGGTCCGCAACGCCCTCGACCCGAAGATGCGCTAG
- a CDS encoding ABC transporter permease, translated as MGRYVARRLLQMIPVFFGTTLLIFLMVYSLPGDPVAGLFGDKGTDPATLARLRHEYGLDQPILQQYWNYISNIIFHFNFGEQIRSGREITEVIGAAFPVTFRLAMLAFLIEMVLGLGLGVVAGLKAGRLADNLVLIFTLLVISVPVFVLGFIIKTVFAFQLGWIEPNVGQDETWGELLAPAIVLGALSLAYVARLTRTSLAENLRADYIRTAVAKGLPKRRVVGVHLMRNSLIPVVTFLGTDIGALMGGAVVTEGMFNVKGVGGLIYDSIVRREGLTVVGIVTVLVVVYLIASLLVDLLYAVLDPRIRYA; from the coding sequence ATGGGGCGCTATGTCGCACGACGACTGCTCCAGATGATCCCGGTCTTCTTCGGGACGACCCTGCTCATCTTCCTGATGGTGTATTCCCTGCCCGGTGACCCCGTGGCGGGCCTGTTCGGGGACAAGGGCACAGATCCGGCCACTCTTGCCAGACTCCGGCACGAGTACGGGCTGGACCAGCCGATTCTTCAGCAGTACTGGAACTACATCTCGAACATCATCTTCCACTTCAACTTCGGTGAGCAGATCCGAAGTGGACGGGAGATCACCGAGGTCATCGGGGCCGCGTTCCCGGTCACCTTCCGGCTCGCGATGCTGGCGTTCCTCATCGAGATGGTCCTGGGCCTCGGCCTCGGCGTCGTCGCCGGCCTCAAGGCCGGTCGCCTTGCCGACAACCTGGTCCTGATCTTCACGCTGCTGGTGATCTCGGTCCCGGTCTTCGTGCTCGGCTTCATCATCAAGACCGTCTTCGCCTTCCAGCTCGGCTGGATCGAGCCGAACGTCGGACAGGACGAGACCTGGGGCGAGCTGCTCGCGCCGGCCATTGTGTTGGGTGCGCTGTCCCTCGCATACGTGGCCCGGCTGACGCGCACGTCGCTCGCCGAGAACCTCCGCGCCGACTACATCCGCACCGCCGTCGCCAAGGGCCTGCCCAAGCGCCGTGTCGTCGGTGTGCACCTCATGCGCAACTCGCTGATCCCCGTCGTGACCTTCCTCGGAACCGACATCGGCGCCCTCATGGGCGGCGCGGTCGTCACCGAAGGCATGTTCAACGTCAAGGGCGTCGGCGGTCTGATCTACGACTCGATCGTCCGTCGTGAGGGCCTGACCGTGGTCGGCATCGTCACGGTCCTGGTTGTCGTCTACCTCATCGCCAGCCTTCTCGTCGACCTCCTTTACGCGGTCCTGGACCCGAGGATCCGTTATGCCTGA
- a CDS encoding peptide ABC transporter substrate-binding protein, with product MRGAKSAKWVAGAIVVALAATACGGGDDKASDSKGAVDPNGIFSIETGEPEKLLQPADTMESNGSIVLSGLFSQLVDYTEDGKLTMVNAESVDTKDSKLWTVKLKKGWTFHDGTPVTAESYVKAWNWAATITNNQGNASWFSDIKGFEKVHPEKEGAKPTSDKLDGLKVLDESTFTIELTTAIPYFAYKLGYEVFSPLPESFYANPKAAGEKPVGNGPYKFKSWEHKKQIEIVRFDGYKGDNKAKNGGVIFKNYTTLETAYEDLKSGNVDVLRQLAPKDLPVYRQDLGDRAVDQAYSAVQTLAIAFYAPQWKAKKVNPKVIQGLSMAIDRDTITKTVLQGTREPATGWVAKGVLGFQPNAAGDVTKFDAAKAKALIAEGGGVPGGAISIQFNSDGGHKEWVEAVCNSITQSTGVKCVGDAKADFQADLQARKSKQVKSIYRSGWVLDYPVNANFVRDLFKTGAAGNQGDFSDKGLDAKIDKADTAASLDESVKEYQAVEKDLVNYMPSIPLWYYKVNAGFSEKVSGVKYAQDGDPILEGVEVKK from the coding sequence ATGCGCGGTGCCAAGAGCGCCAAGTGGGTAGCGGGCGCGATCGTCGTCGCCCTGGCAGCAACCGCTTGTGGCGGGGGGGACGACAAGGCCTCTGACAGCAAGGGCGCTGTCGACCCGAACGGCATCTTCTCCATCGAGACGGGTGAGCCGGAGAAGCTTCTCCAGCCGGCCGACACGATGGAGTCGAACGGTTCGATCGTCCTGAGCGGGCTCTTCTCGCAGCTGGTCGACTACACCGAAGACGGCAAGCTGACCATGGTCAACGCCGAGTCGGTGGACACCAAGGACAGCAAGCTCTGGACCGTCAAGCTCAAGAAGGGCTGGACGTTCCACGACGGCACCCCGGTGACCGCCGAGTCCTACGTCAAGGCGTGGAACTGGGCCGCGACCATCACGAACAACCAGGGCAACGCCTCCTGGTTCTCGGACATCAAGGGCTTCGAGAAGGTCCACCCCGAGAAGGAGGGCGCCAAGCCCACCTCGGACAAGCTGGACGGCCTGAAGGTCCTCGACGAGAGCACCTTCACCATCGAGCTCACCACGGCCATCCCGTACTTCGCGTACAAGCTCGGCTACGAGGTCTTCTCCCCGCTGCCGGAGTCGTTCTACGCGAACCCGAAGGCCGCCGGCGAGAAGCCGGTCGGCAACGGCCCCTACAAGTTCAAGTCGTGGGAGCACAAGAAGCAGATCGAGATCGTCCGCTTCGACGGCTACAAGGGCGACAACAAGGCCAAGAACGGTGGTGTGATCTTCAAGAACTACACCACCCTCGAGACCGCCTACGAGGACCTGAAGTCCGGCAACGTCGACGTCCTGCGTCAGCTTGCCCCGAAGGACCTCCCGGTCTACCGCCAGGACCTCGGCGACCGCGCCGTGGACCAGGCGTACTCGGCCGTGCAGACCCTCGCGATCGCGTTCTACGCGCCGCAGTGGAAGGCCAAGAAGGTCAACCCGAAGGTCATCCAGGGTCTGTCCATGGCGATCGACCGCGACACCATCACCAAGACGGTGCTCCAGGGCACCCGCGAGCCCGCCACCGGCTGGGTCGCCAAGGGTGTCCTCGGCTTCCAGCCGAACGCCGCCGGTGACGTCACGAAGTTCGACGCCGCCAAGGCCAAGGCGCTCATCGCCGAGGGTGGTGGCGTTCCCGGCGGCGCCATCTCCATCCAGTTCAACTCCGACGGTGGCCACAAGGAATGGGTCGAGGCTGTCTGCAACAGCATCACCCAGTCCACCGGCGTGAAGTGCGTGGGCGACGCCAAGGCCGACTTCCAGGCCGACCTCCAGGCCCGTAAGTCGAAGCAGGTCAAGTCGATCTACCGCTCCGGCTGGGTCCTCGACTACCCGGTCAACGCCAACTTCGTCCGTGACCTGTTCAAGACCGGCGCGGCGGGCAACCAGGGCGACTTCTCCGACAAGGGTCTCGACGCGAAGATCGACAAGGCCGACACGGCCGCGTCGCTCGACGAGTCCGTGAAGGAGTACCAGGCGGTGGAGAAGGACCTGGTCAACTACATGCCTTCCATCCCGCTCTGGTACTACAAGGTCAACGCCGGCTTCTCCGAGAAGGTCTCCGGCGTCAAGTACGCGCAGGACGGCGACCCGATCCTCGAAGGCGTCGAGGTCAAGAAGTAG